TCCCATAAAGCTAAAAAGCTCATAAAACGACATAAAAGCTACTTTTTCATCAATCATGTTATAATACGAACTCCCTAGTTCTCGGGAATATCCAAATGTAGAGAGAATTTTCTTTTTACACAATCGATTGCGTATTATTTCATAATAAGTGTATAAATTGGGATAAATAAAAAGTCAACCTACCTTTAGGGAATAAAAAGGGATAAGCCAGAGTAAAATCGAATGAAAAGAAGCAAGGAGATCACTATATACGACATAGCCACCGAGCTAAACGTCTCCCCCTCCACCGTATCACGTGCACTTAAAAAACACAAAAGCATTGGGAAGGAAACCATCAAAAAGGTCGAGAAAAAAGCCTCTCAATTGGGATATAGGCCCAATGTGGTAGCTGCCAACCTGAGAAATCAAAAGACGCATACCATCGGAGTAATTATCTCCAGAGTGGATCGTCCGTTTATTTCTACCTTGATAGGCGGTATAGAATCAGAAGCTAAAAAGAAGGGCTACCATGTAATTTTCGCCCAATCGCATGACAAGGTGAAACTAGAAATTGAAAATGCCAATGTCCTTTTCAATTCAAGAATTGATGGTTTAATCGTCTCCCTGGCGATGGAAACCAAATCCTATGAGCATTTCAAACCTTTTCTTGACAAAGAAATTCCCTTGGTATTTGTAGACCGAGTCACAGAAACACTCAACACCGATCTCGTTGTTATCGACAATACCCATTCAGCCTATATCGCTACCAAACACCTAATAGAACAAGGTTGTACACGCATTGCTCATTTTGCCGGAGCTCAACATCGAAATGTATACAGAAACAGGCGTACAGGTTACGAAAACGCATTAACTGAAGCAGGACTCCCGGTAGACAATAGCCTCATATTGGAACTGAAGCATCTCAATTCTGAAGAAGGTTATAAAGCCGCAGAAAAAATATTAACTGGTAAAAATCGCCCTGATGGCATATTTGCATCTAATGACACGACAGCTGTGAGTGTTATCCAATGTGCCAAAAAGCTTGGTATCAAGGTTCCTGAGGAGCTTGCTGTTGTAGGGTTCAACAATGACCCTATCTGTACCATTATTGACCCTGCACTATCGACCATTGACCATCCTGCCAAGCAAATGGGGGAATTAGCCGCTAGACAACTTCTAGAGCACAAAAGTGACCCGATCATTGATTCGTCTAGTACGATTAAGCTCAAGACTAGCCTGATACAACGGGCGTCCAGCACCAGAAAGAAATAAAATCGACTCATCCACCTCCTTAAGTTTATTCGATTCTACCTGTCTGAATTTGATAACATCAATCGATTGCATACATTTATTTTTGAAAGACAAAACTGAAAGACTATGAATTACTACCAGCTAGCGGGCCTACTCCTGCTATCAATAATGACAGCCTGTACACAGACTCCTGAACAGAAATCTGACGAGTGGGTCTCATTCGAAAGCAGAGAAAACTTTTTCCCTATCTACGAGGATGGTACTGTTGCCAATCTATATGTAGATCAATCGGAGGATGAAGGCATTTTAATAGCCGCGCAGAACCTGCAAAAGGATTTAACAGCACTTACTGGTCAAACCCCTCAACTGTTTAGATCAAAAGAGGAGATAACAGCAGGAAAGCTCATCATCATAGGGAACACGAACGATGAAGTCATAACCTCTCTTGATGTGGACACGAAATCGCTGAAAGGAAAATGGGAGCAATTCCTGATCCAGGGTATCAGCAACCCTTTTGGTAATGGATCTGAGGCACTTGTCATCAGCGGAAGTGACAAAAGAGGAGCCATCTTCGGAATCTATGAACTATCTGAAAAAATGGGCGTATCTCCCTGGTATTTCTGGGCAGACGTTCCTATCCAGAAACAAAATCAAATTTTTGTCAATCCTAATCCCTACACTACAGGCGAGCCTAAGGTGAAATACCGAGGAATCTTCATCAACGACGAAGCACCTGCCCTATCCGGTTGGGCTTATTCCAATTTTGGAGGATTCAATAGTGAGTTTTACGCACATGTATTTGAGCTGATCCTTCGATCTAAAGGCAACTATCTCTGGCCAGCCATGTGGGGCAGATCCATCTATGAAGACGACCCTAAGAGC
This is a stretch of genomic DNA from Reichenbachiella ulvae. It encodes these proteins:
- a CDS encoding LacI family DNA-binding transcriptional regulator: MKRSKEITIYDIATELNVSPSTVSRALKKHKSIGKETIKKVEKKASQLGYRPNVVAANLRNQKTHTIGVIISRVDRPFISTLIGGIESEAKKKGYHVIFAQSHDKVKLEIENANVLFNSRIDGLIVSLAMETKSYEHFKPFLDKEIPLVFVDRVTETLNTDLVVIDNTHSAYIATKHLIEQGCTRIAHFAGAQHRNVYRNRRTGYENALTEAGLPVDNSLILELKHLNSEEGYKAAEKILTGKNRPDGIFASNDTTAVSVIQCAKKLGIKVPEELAVVGFNNDPICTIIDPALSTIDHPAKQMGELAARQLLEHKSDPIIDSSSTIKLKTSLIQRASSTRKK